A genomic window from SAR202 cluster bacterium includes:
- a CDS encoding sulfite oxidase, translating to MRYPWANTLLLVLVCAELTTGMLGLMTGTPDLAEFMLAHRVLGYSLMAVIAWKAAIILQALRRPRANSTRSASVVLLAILVVTLSLGLAWSLAGPFFFAGFSGLSWHAYVGAQLVPLMAWHALKYTRGFPLAFWADRRTFLRFASGSIAGFVLWQAVEAPVNFLRSGTRKRFTGSYEDDPGESKFPVVSWLNDRTPSIDADRWRLAVSGAVRHERSLGYADISPDVTLTATIDCTGGWYSTQEWRGMPVSRILDAASPLPSARSVTFTSATGYYRRFSLDEARHFLLATHVSGEPLSPGHGFPVRLVAPGKRGFEWVKWVVRIDVNESSRWLQPPLPLQ from the coding sequence GTGCGCTACCCATGGGCAAATACTCTATTGCTGGTCCTCGTGTGCGCCGAGCTCACGACAGGCATGCTCGGCCTGATGACCGGCACGCCAGACCTCGCTGAATTCATGCTGGCGCACCGCGTGCTGGGTTACAGCCTTATGGCTGTCATCGCATGGAAGGCAGCTATCATCCTGCAGGCGCTCAGGCGGCCCCGGGCGAATTCCACCCGCAGCGCGTCGGTCGTCCTCCTGGCTATCCTGGTGGTTACCCTCTCCCTCGGCTTGGCATGGTCGCTCGCCGGACCGTTCTTCTTCGCCGGCTTCAGCGGCCTTAGCTGGCACGCATACGTCGGAGCGCAGCTGGTCCCCCTGATGGCCTGGCATGCCTTGAAGTACACGCGCGGCTTCCCACTTGCTTTCTGGGCGGATCGGCGGACTTTCCTGCGATTCGCTAGCGGGTCTATCGCTGGCTTCGTGTTGTGGCAGGCGGTCGAGGCCCCGGTGAACTTCCTCAGGTCCGGTACACGGAAACGCTTCACGGGCTCTTACGAGGACGACCCCGGCGAGTCAAAGTTCCCTGTTGTTTCGTGGCTCAACGACCGCACGCCGTCTATCGACGCAGACCGATGGAGGTTGGCTGTATCCGGCGCAGTGAGACACGAACGGTCGCTGGGGTACGCAGACATATCGCCGGACGTCACGCTGACGGCGACGATCGATTGCACGGGCGGCTGGTACTCAACGCAAGAGTGGCGGGGCATGCCGGTAAGCCGGATCCTTGATGCCGCCTCGCCGCTGCCTTCAGCGCGCAGCGTGACGTTCACATCCGCCACCGGGTACTACCGCCGCTTTTCACTTGACGAGGCGCGCCACTTCTTATTAGCAACGCATGTTTCCGGGGAGCCCTTATCCCCGGGTCATGGCTTCCCTGTGCGACTTGTTGCGCCCGGCAAGCGGGGCTTTGAATGGGTGAAATGGGTGGTGCGAATAGATGTGAACGAAAGTTCCCGATGGCTTCAGCCGCCATTGCCGCTTCAATAG
- a CDS encoding VOC family protein, whose amino-acid sequence MTHVDSTLICTFRKAPPMSNPVVHFEIMTPRPDRVRKFYAEVFGWQMTPVQDFYTLIGTKRPGDATGIDGGIGESQDGSNDIVMYIEVDDTDAFLKKVNEKGGKTITPTTVVPGMVTFATFKDLDGNTVGLVKREPPAR is encoded by the coding sequence ATGACGCACGTCGACTCCACTCTCATCTGCACATTCAGGAAGGCGCCACCAATGTCCAACCCCGTTGTTCACTTCGAAATAATGACTCCCAGGCCGGACCGGGTCCGCAAGTTCTACGCCGAGGTGTTCGGATGGCAGATGACGCCCGTCCAGGACTTCTACACGCTCATAGGAACGAAGCGCCCTGGAGATGCAACCGGTATTGACGGCGGCATAGGCGAAAGCCAGGACGGGTCTAACGACATCGTGATGTATATCGAAGTTGATGACACGGATGCCTTCCTGAAAAAGGTGAACGAAAAGGGTGGAAAGACGATCACGCCCACAACTGTGGTGCCGGGCATGGTAACCTTTGCCACATTCAAGGACCTGGACGGCAATACCGTCGGCCTCGTCAAGCGTGAACCTCCGGCGAGGTAG
- the mdh gene encoding malate dehydrogenase: MRKKVTVVGAGNVGATTAQRIFDKGYADVVLVDIVEGLPQGKALDMLEAGPVTGSDAKIVGTNGYDETAGSDVVVITSGIARKPGMSRDDLLLTNMKIVTSVVQEVVKRSPNTIIVPVTNPLDAMAQRAFQVSKFPKNRIVGMAGVLDTARFRAFLAMELKVSVNDITAWVLGGHGDTMVPVVASTFVGGVPVSKLMSKEKLDAIVKRTQGGGAEIVNLLKTGSAYYAPSAAAVQMVESILFDKKQILPCAAYLEGEYGINGLFVGVPCKLGAKGIEQIIQFDLTAEEKAALNKSAVAVKELVEVMAKAG, translated from the coding sequence ATGCGCAAGAAGGTTACAGTCGTCGGCGCCGGAAACGTCGGCGCCACCACCGCCCAGAGAATCTTCGACAAGGGCTATGCGGACGTGGTGCTCGTCGACATCGTCGAGGGGCTTCCGCAGGGCAAGGCGCTCGACATGCTGGAGGCAGGCCCGGTCACGGGCTCGGACGCGAAGATCGTAGGGACCAACGGCTACGACGAGACGGCGGGGTCGGATGTCGTCGTTATCACCTCCGGCATCGCCCGGAAGCCCGGAATGTCCCGCGACGACCTGCTGCTGACCAACATGAAGATCGTCACGAGCGTCGTCCAGGAGGTCGTGAAGCGCTCCCCAAACACGATAATCGTCCCTGTCACCAACCCGCTGGATGCAATGGCCCAGCGCGCGTTCCAGGTCAGCAAGTTCCCCAAGAACCGGATCGTCGGCATGGCCGGCGTGCTGGATACAGCCCGCTTCCGCGCCTTCCTGGCGATGGAGCTCAAGGTCTCCGTCAACGATATCACTGCGTGGGTGCTCGGCGGCCACGGTGACACGATGGTGCCGGTAGTCGCGAGCACGTTCGTGGGCGGCGTGCCCGTGAGCAAGCTCATGTCGAAGGAGAAGCTGGACGCAATCGTAAAGCGCACCCAGGGCGGCGGCGCAGAGATCGTGAACCTGCTCAAGACCGGCAGCGCGTACTACGCGCCTTCCGCGGCGGCTGTGCAGATGGTGGAGTCCATTCTCTTCGACAAGAAGCAGATACTACCATGCGCTGCGTACCTGGAGGGTGAGTACGGCATCAACGGCCTCTTCGTCGGTGTGCCGTGCAAGCTCGGCGCGAAGGGCATCGAGCAGATCATCCAGTTTGACCTGACCGCCGAAGAGAAGGCGGCCCTCAACAAGTCCGCCGTTGCCGTCAAGGAGCTCGTGGAAGTGATGGCCAAGGCGGGCTAG
- a CDS encoding isocitrate/isopropylmalate dehydrogenase family protein: MPDPSVVEAAKHHFGKVVEQQLARVELLKQEGDWIDYSKVKPIKIGFLGGDGIGPTISDETKRVLEHLLKDEVKAGKVEMRVIDGLTIENRAAKMKAIPDDVLAAIKDCHVTMKGPTHTPEKGDGWPNIESANVGMRKQLDLFANVRPVRIPKENIDWTFFRENTEDLYAVGSQGIHVTPDLAIDFRVITSQGSERIIEAAFAHAKKTGKTRVTIVTKANIIKATDGKFLDIARKVAERYKGIEWDGWYIDIMTAKLLDVQRRSSFQVLAMPNLYGDILTDEAAEIQGGVGTAGSANIGKKYAMFEAIHGSAPRMIKEGRAQYADPSSLLRAGAMMLEHIGYKDLSKKLHAAIDVCGMYERKVLTNGRSTGATSKQYGDYIMDTVADSKLLTRWEAYTNAK, from the coding sequence TTGCCAGATCCCAGCGTTGTAGAGGCGGCTAAACATCACTTTGGAAAGGTCGTGGAGCAGCAGCTCGCCCGCGTTGAGCTGCTCAAGCAGGAGGGTGACTGGATAGACTACTCGAAGGTAAAGCCGATCAAGATCGGCTTCCTCGGCGGAGACGGCATCGGCCCGACGATCAGCGACGAGACCAAGCGCGTCCTGGAGCACCTGCTCAAGGACGAGGTCAAGGCCGGCAAGGTTGAAATGCGCGTCATCGACGGCCTCACCATCGAGAACCGCGCAGCGAAGATGAAGGCCATCCCGGACGACGTCCTTGCGGCGATCAAGGACTGCCACGTCACAATGAAGGGCCCCACCCATACCCCAGAGAAGGGCGACGGCTGGCCCAACATCGAGAGCGCTAACGTCGGCATGCGCAAACAGCTCGACCTTTTCGCGAACGTCCGCCCGGTCCGGATCCCCAAGGAGAACATCGATTGGACGTTCTTCCGCGAGAACACCGAGGACCTGTACGCCGTCGGCAGCCAGGGCATCCATGTGACGCCGGACCTGGCCATCGACTTCCGCGTTATCACCTCCCAGGGCTCTGAGCGCATTATCGAAGCGGCCTTCGCCCATGCAAAGAAGACCGGCAAGACGAGGGTGACCATCGTAACCAAGGCCAACATCATCAAGGCGACCGACGGCAAGTTCCTGGACATCGCCCGGAAGGTTGCCGAGCGCTACAAGGGCATCGAGTGGGACGGTTGGTACATCGACATCATGACTGCCAAGCTGCTCGATGTTCAGCGCCGCAGCTCCTTCCAGGTGCTGGCGATGCCGAACCTCTACGGCGACATCCTGACCGACGAGGCCGCTGAGATCCAGGGAGGCGTCGGCACGGCCGGCAGCGCGAACATCGGCAAGAAGTACGCGATGTTCGAGGCCATTCACGGCTCCGCGCCGCGCATGATCAAGGAAGGCCGCGCCCAGTACGCCGACCCCAGCTCCCTGCTCCGCGCAGGGGCCATGATGCTGGAGCACATCGGCTACAAGGACCTTTCCAAGAAGCTCCACGCCGCCATCGACGTCTGCGGCATGTACGAGCGGAAGGTCCTCACCAACGGCCGCAGCACCGGCGCCACCAGCAAGCAGTACGGCGACTACATCATGGACACCGTAGCCGACTCGAAGCTGCTGACCAGGTGGGAAGCTTACACCAACGCGAAGTAG